The genome window GGTGATGCCGACCGGCAGCGCGCCTTTCATCAGGGCGACGGCGCCGCGCTCGTCGTCGGAGAGGGCGAAGATCTGCGCCAGCCGCTCGGCCGAGCGAATGCGCGCGCGCAACTGCCAGCGCCAGTCGTTCCAGTCGGTCTTGGTGGCATCGGGGAAGAAGCGCCGGCGAAATTCGTCGGTGGCGGCGCCGATCGGAAAGCGGGGGGAGTGGCCGGGTGGTTTCGGCTTCGCAGGACGCGAAGCCAGCGGGGGTTGGCGGAGGGCGAACACGGCAGAGTCTGCGCGTGCGTTGAGGGGCACGGCGTTGCCGTGTCCGGGAGGCTCCGCTTCCGGAGCCGAAACATCCATCATTTTGGGGCGAGTTTTCGTTCGATCCTGGTGGCCGTCGCGCGCCAATCGTCGATGCTGTCGCAAACCAGGAACCACTCAATCAAATATACGCAGCGCCACTCACGGCAAGTGGCTTTTTCCGGGCAAGGTGCGACAGAATGGCGAGGCCATGCGTCGGCAACCTCCACGGTCAGTCGCCGGCTCAAGCTGCGCACCGGCCGGCCGTCGGGCCTGACGCCGCCGTCGGATCGAGGCATTGAAGCGCGAGGCCCGGCCATGGCGCCAGGCCAATCCGATGAACGTCCCGAGCCGAAACTGTTGCCATTGACAGCATTCTGACAGGCAGCGGCGCCTAGGTTTGTCTTGTCCGGAGAGCAAATCTCCACAAACCGAGGAGAAAAAACAATGTCGCGTCATGGATCACGTTACGAAGATCGGTATTACGGTTCGCGTTACTCGCGCCACGACTCGGATCACGACGATCACGGCTCCCGCTACGGCTCGCGTCACTCGGATCACGACGATCATGGTTCCCGTTACGGCTCGCGTCACTCGGATCACGATGATCATGGCTCCCGTTACGGTTCGCACGACGATCAGGACCTGTACAGCTTCACCTTCGCCCCCGACATCAACGGCAATCTCGACGTCACGCAGATGTTCGAGATCGAGCGCGGCCGGGCCGAATGGCAGAGCATCCGCCGCAGCGAGTTCACGGTCGAGCAGGACCTCGTCGGCAATGTCGTGAACGTCACCGAGACCGAGTTCAAGTGGAACGAGGTCGAGGTGAAGAGCTATTCCGACCTGGATGGCGACGGCCTCTTCACCCAGGACTTCGAGATCGAGGTGGCAACCAGCGCCCGCGGCGCCGAGCAACACGAGTTCATCTTCGACCTGAACGGCAACATCACCGCCGACCTGGAACTGACCTGGCGCGGCGCCCGCAACGACTGGATCCGCAGCAACGAATCCTATCAGGAAATCGACGTGTTCGGCATCTCCCACGTCGTGAAGACCACGACCGACTGGAACGAGGTCGAATTCGAGGTCTTCCGCGACGACAACGGCGACGGCATCTACACCCAGATCGCCGAAGGCGAAACGCAGTCGGATGCCTTCCTCGACCTGAGCGGCAATGTCGACTTCGCCGCGATCCAGGCCCACCTGGCCCCGGCCGATACCATCATCGGCTGATGACCGGCAGAGAGGGAGCGCTTGCGCTCCCTCTTTCCTTTTCTTCCTGAACCCGTCGGGTCACGCCGCCTCGACGGCGCCCCATGTCAGGAGATTTTCGTGTCTACGCCCTCCACCCTCCTGAAAACCTGCCGCCCGCAGATTGCGGCCGTGATGCTGTTCAGCGGATTTGCGAACATCCTGCAGCTGACGACCTCGGTCTATATGATGCAGGTGTTCGACCGGGTCATGAACGGGCGCAGCCTCGACACCCTGGTCTACCTCACCCTGATCGCCGCGGTCGCCCTGGGCGTTCTGGCCGTGCTGGAGGCGGTGCGCGCCCGCGTCATGGAACGCGTCGGCGCCTGGATCGAAAAACACGCCTCGCGGCCCAGTTTCGAACGCGCCCTGGAAAACAGCCTGCGCGGGGCCGCCTACCAGGCCGAAGCCCTGCGCGATCTCGGCCTGGTGCGAAGCTTTCTCGCATCCCCGACCATGCTGGCGGTCTTCGATCTGCCATGGGTGCCGATCTATCTGTTATTGACCGTGTTCCTGCATCCGCTGATCGGGCTGGTGGCCCTGATCGGCGTCGCCACCATGGTGGCGCTGGCCATCGTGAACGAGCGCACGACGTCGCCGCTGTTTCGGGCCGCGAACGAGTCCGCCATGCTCGCCCAGCGCCGGGCCTCCGGCATCGTGCGCCATGCGGAATTGATCGACAGCATG of Alphaproteobacteria bacterium contains these proteins:
- a CDS encoding type I secretion system permease/ATPase, producing MSTPSTLLKTCRPQIAAVMLFSGFANILQLTTSVYMMQVFDRVMNGRSLDTLVYLTLIAAVALGVLAVLEAVRARVMERVGAWIEKHASRPSFERALENSLRGAAYQAEALRDLGLVRSFLASPTMLAVFDLPWVPIYLLLTVFLHPLIGLVALIGVATMVALAIVNERTTSPLFRAANESAMLAQRRASGIVRHAELIDSMGMAPNMLRIWSAVSSQGERTMRRALDRSALFVSVTKFLRLAFQIAILGVGAYLSLTEHLSAGTAIAGSIVMARALAPIEQVFGAWRNIVQARQAWQRLQGFLSRQGMGRSDRALPRPTGRIAVEQLSFAFPGQAR